Proteins encoded by one window of Terriglobales bacterium:
- the galT gene encoding galactose-1-phosphate uridylyltransferase, protein MPELRQNRFTKEWVIMATERAKRPEELCVKRDIKPLPHYSEKCPFCPGNEKLAPPEVMHVPDGNGSWRCRVVPNKFAALSREGQPTFNVNRSKRTMNGVGIHDVIVETPDHAATTALLTDEQVADIIRCYKTRFDECSADPRVENVTIFKNHGAGAGTSLEHPHSQLIATPVISSQVRYRLYEALRHYDEFGECMFCSSLAEELAEKTRIVMATDHFVVGEPFASATPFATYIYPRRHMASFGAIDPSEIEDLAHVLRTVLAKLYVGLENPDFNYTIRTAPHENSGVKYYHWYLSVIPRLTRVAGFELGSGMFINTVLPEAAAEFLRNVKTEQLAAAGKG, encoded by the coding sequence ATGCCCGAGCTACGCCAGAACCGCTTCACCAAAGAATGGGTCATCATGGCCACGGAACGCGCGAAACGGCCGGAGGAATTGTGCGTCAAGCGCGACATCAAGCCGCTGCCGCACTATTCGGAGAAGTGCCCGTTCTGCCCGGGGAACGAGAAGCTGGCGCCGCCGGAGGTGATGCACGTGCCCGACGGCAATGGGTCGTGGCGATGCCGGGTGGTGCCGAACAAGTTCGCGGCACTGTCGCGGGAAGGGCAGCCTACGTTCAACGTGAATCGGTCGAAGCGGACGATGAATGGGGTCGGTATCCACGACGTGATCGTGGAGACCCCGGACCACGCGGCCACCACCGCGCTGCTGACCGACGAACAGGTTGCCGACATCATCCGCTGCTACAAGACGCGATTCGATGAATGCAGCGCGGACCCGCGAGTCGAGAACGTCACCATCTTCAAGAACCATGGCGCCGGCGCCGGTACCAGCCTGGAGCACCCGCACTCGCAGTTGATCGCCACCCCGGTGATCTCCTCGCAGGTGCGCTACCGGCTGTACGAGGCGTTGCGCCACTACGACGAGTTCGGGGAGTGCATGTTCTGCTCGTCCCTGGCGGAAGAACTCGCGGAGAAGACGCGCATCGTGATGGCGACCGATCACTTCGTGGTAGGGGAGCCGTTCGCGTCGGCGACGCCGTTCGCCACCTACATCTACCCGCGGCGGCACATGGCCAGCTTCGGGGCCATCGACCCCAGCGAGATCGAGGACCTGGCGCACGTGCTGCGCACCGTGCTGGCCAAGCTGTACGTCGGGCTGGAGAACCCGGACTTCAACTACACCATCCGCACCGCGCCGCACGAGAACTCGGGCGTGAAGTACTACCACTGGTACCTGAGCGTGATCCCGCGGCTGACGCGGGTGGCCGGATTCGAGTTGGGGTCGGGGATGTTCATCAACACGGTGCTGCCGGAGGCGGCGGCGGAGTTCTTGCGCAACGTGAAGACGGAACAGCTGGCGGCGGCGGGGAAGGGCTAG
- the asd gene encoding aspartate-semialdehyde dehydrogenase, producing MSEKLAVGILGATGIVGQRLIQLLEHHPWFEVTWLAASERSSGRTYGQVARWRLKTPMPDPVARLTVSPAEPEGAPRIIFASLDAAIARELEPRFAQAGCAVISNSSALRMQPDVPLIIPEINPDHLRLIECQSWRRASRGFAVTNSNCSAMGLALALAPIHKRFGLDQVFVVTMQAVSGAGYPGVASLDILGNVIPFIAKEEEKMEEETPKMLGSINGAASVPADFKMSAQCNRVAVEDGHTESVSVKLRKPATAGQLIAAWRDFRGLPQEKRLPSAPEQPIVYDDAPDRPQPRLDADRGAGMAVSVGRLRPCPVLDWKFTVLSHNTIRGAAGAALLNAELLKVQGYFE from the coding sequence ATGTCCGAGAAACTTGCAGTCGGCATCCTGGGCGCGACCGGCATTGTCGGCCAGCGGCTCATCCAGTTGCTCGAACATCATCCCTGGTTCGAGGTGACGTGGCTGGCTGCCTCTGAGCGCTCCTCCGGCCGGACGTACGGCCAGGTCGCCCGCTGGCGTCTCAAGACGCCCATGCCCGACCCCGTCGCCCGCCTGACGGTTTCGCCCGCCGAGCCTGAGGGAGCCCCGCGCATCATCTTCGCCTCGCTCGACGCCGCCATCGCCCGCGAGCTCGAGCCCCGTTTCGCGCAGGCCGGTTGCGCCGTCATCTCCAACTCCAGCGCCCTGCGCATGCAGCCCGACGTGCCCCTCATCATCCCCGAGATCAATCCCGACCACCTCCGCCTCATCGAATGCCAGTCGTGGCGCAGGGCTTCACGCGGCTTCGCCGTCACTAACTCCAACTGCTCGGCCATGGGATTGGCGTTGGCGCTGGCCCCCATCCACAAGCGCTTCGGGCTCGACCAGGTGTTCGTCGTGACCATGCAGGCGGTGAGCGGCGCGGGCTACCCGGGCGTCGCTTCGCTCGACATCCTGGGCAACGTCATCCCCTTCATCGCCAAGGAAGAGGAGAAGATGGAGGAGGAGACGCCCAAGATGCTGGGCTCCATCAACGGCGCCGCCTCCGTTCCCGCCGACTTCAAGATGAGCGCGCAGTGCAATCGCGTCGCCGTCGAGGACGGCCACACCGAATCGGTCTCGGTGAAGCTCCGGAAACCGGCCACCGCCGGCCAGCTCATCGCCGCCTGGCGCGACTTCCGCGGCCTGCCCCAGGAGAAGCGCCTGCCCAGCGCCCCCGAGCAGCCCATCGTGTACGACGACGCCCCTGACCGCCCCCAGCCCCGCCTCGACGCCGACCGCGGCGCCGGCATGGCCGTCAGTGTCGGACGCCTCCGTCCCTGCCCGGTTCTCGACTGGAAATTCACGGTGCTCTCGCATAACACCATCCGTGGCGCCGCCGGCGCGGCCCTGCTCAATGCGGAGCTCCTCAAGGTTCAGGGCTACTTCGAATGA